Proteins from one Pithys albifrons albifrons isolate INPA30051 chromosome 2, PitAlb_v1, whole genome shotgun sequence genomic window:
- the GINS1 gene encoding DNA replication complex GINS protein PSF1, with protein sequence MAGERVMELVRELHRAADGHLPPFRTEGLRQALEEMRALYEQNQADVSQAKAGRTDLIFLIRFRHCCLLRNQRCVLAYLYDRLLRIRALRWEYGSVLPNAIQFHMSAEEVEWFNRYKKSLATYMRSVGGEEGLDLTQDIKPPKSLYIEVRCLRDHGEFEIDDGTTILLKKNSQHFLPRWKCEQLIRQGVLEHILS encoded by the exons ATGGCGGGGGAGCGGGTCATGGAGCTGGTGCGGGAACTGCACCGCGCCGCCGACGGGCACCTCCCGCCGTTCCGG ACGGAGGGGCTGCGGCAGGCGCTGGAAGAGATGCGAGCGCTGTACGAGCAGAACCAGGCGGACGT GTCCCAAGCGAAGGCGGGACGGACGGACTTGATTTTCCTCATCCGGTTCCGGCACTGCTGCCTTCTCCGAAACCAGCGCTGCGTCTTAGCGTACCT GTACGACCGGTTGCTGCGGATCCGAGCTCTAAGGTGGGAGTATGGCAGTGTCCTGCCAAACGCCATCCAGTTTCACATGTCAGCTGAGGAA GTGGAATGGTTCAATCGGTACAAAAAGTCTCTGGCTACCTACATGAGATCAGTAGGAGGAGAGGAGGGTCTGGACCTTACACAGGACATAAAACCTCCTAAAAGCCTGTACATTGAA GTGCGGTGTTTAAGAGACCATGGAGAATTTGAGATCGATGATGGGACCACCATCCTGTTGAAGAAGAACAGCCAG cACTTTTTACCCCGCTGGAAATGCGAACAGTTAATCAGACAAGGAGTCCTGGAGCACATTCTGTCCTAA